Within the Echinicola sp. 20G genome, the region GTTTTTGGTCTTCTTGCCTCTTTGGTGTGCCCAATCCGTCCAGTTTTCTGTAAAGTATTCGAGTAGCAATTCGTGCAATGTCTCTCTATAATCTGATTTGATTCTTCTACTTTCTTCAGAAGTCTCCTCGCCGATCAGTTGGGGAATAAAAGGTTTCAGGTCATAACCTCTCCGCTGTTGGAATTGATTAAGGAAATTGGCTGTAAAGTTGGAGCCATAAACTTCAAAACTATCATTGTACAAAGACCTGATGCCCGGAACCTGATTGCCAAATGCCTGATTAAATACCTCCAGATAGGCATTAACGGCTTTTGGAGAGAAATGGTCCAAAGTATATCCTTGCCCCCCTGGTGCAGCCCTTTTTACCTTTTGGCCTGTTTTGCCATTATAGATGGCCAAGATCTTCCAATCTCCATTGGCTTCCCAGCGGAGCAATCCGTCCTCTGAAACCATTTCCGTAAGCTCTTCCACCTTTCCCTCTTTTCCGTAGGCCATTACCGCCAAGAGTTGAGGACTGAGTTCGGGATTTCTTTCATTGGTCCAGTTCAGGTCTTTCTCAAAAGCTCCCTGCCCCTGATATTCAAAATCCTGAATGGCCAGTCTGGAAGCCGCGTATTCGGGAATTACATCTGGTCCTCCAAAAGGCCAGCCGGTACCTTGTGTCAAGTCTACGCCCATATCCAAGCTGTCGGCGACATGGACGGTGTAGCGAAGCATATCCATCCATTCTTTGGAGAGAAAGTCCAGGTAGCGCTCCTCATATCCTTTGGCACCATAGATGGGTGCGATCTCCACACCCCCAAGCCCTGCATCGGCGTACTCTTGAAGGAGATAGCTCAGGTTTTCTCGGTCTACGGCATTGCCCATCCACCACCAGCGGGTCCAAGGCTTGGAGGTCTGGCTGATTTCCGGCCAACTGCCTGTCTGGATTTGGGCATCAGTTTGGGTTTCGCCATTTTGCTGACAGGAAAAAGCAAATATTATCAAGCATAAATTGAGGAAGTAGAGGCTTATTTTGAGTTTCATTTTGGGTTGTTTATGGTTGCAGGTTTTTCAATTAAAATAGACAATTTATTGTCCACACCCGCCTGTCGCAGGCAGGGATGAAAAGGGTAAACACAGATGTATACTGAAAGAACCACTCCATCGGTGTTTATCTATGGTTAATTTTTTTTTGTTGTGCTTATCCACCGCGGTGGATAGGGACGAGTAAAATTGAGCTTTCAGCTCTGTTTATTACCATAGAGCCTCAGGCTCAATTTTATCCGTGCCGGGGCGCAGGCCTCCGCACAATCAGATTATATATGTTTGGTTCGCCGTTTGTCGATACTGCCACGGCCTCATTCTTCGGCCTCGCAGTGACGATTAGTAGAACGTCATTGCGAGGAAGTATGACGAAGCAATCTCATATTCCAGAATGCGGGATTGCTTCTCCCAGCTGAGCCTCAGGCTCAATTTTATCCGTGCCGGGGCGCAGCCCTCGGCACAACCAGGGACAACGATTTCCGCTTATCTCCCCCCTCCTAACCTCCCCCTTTAAGGGGAGGGATCGATTTCGTAACTTTTATCGAAAAGTCCCCCTTGAGGGGGATTTAGGGGGCTTAAAGCGTAAACACCTCCTTCAAGGGCACACTTACCGGGGAATTGTCCGGGTGTGTCTCCATGATGTCGGCCATATAGGCCCACCATTTTTGGACGATCTCGGTATTACCCAAATCCTGCGAGGAGCTGTCCCCTGAAATGGTCTGCACCGCAAATAGGCTGGAAGTTTCTTTGTCCAGGTAAATGGAATAATCGACCACTCCGCTATCCTTGAGCAGTTCCACCAGTTCCGGCCAGATTTCCCGGTGCCTTTTTTCATACTCTGCCTCATGGCCGGGCAGGAGCTTCATTCGAAAAGCGACTTGTTTAGTCATATTTTGATTACTTAATTTAAGTAAATAACAAGAAAATGATTTCTCCTCAAAAAACTGTTATGAACTGACAGGCTAATCAAAATAGCCCTCCATTAGACCGGACTAAATGAAGGTATACAAAAACAGGATAGTTCATCACAGTTAGGGTGATAAAAATAAGTCAATTAATACTTTTAAAAGTATAAATAATGAGGTATTTTTAAAGTAATATAAATGATAAGGCATTATAAATTTTAATTTTTTGAGCTTTAATATTGAGATGTATTGGAAATGCAAACGTTTGAAAAGAGCGATTTCCATGATAGTACAGCACAAATATGAAAAACCTACTACCTAAATTGGCTTTGTCTTGAAACCGCTGTCCAGACATTGATCTACTACTACTCACGCTATTTTATTGGAAAACTTTATTGATCAATATGGATAATTGGTCTAAAGACGC harbors:
- the rhaM gene encoding L-rhamnose mutarotase, translated to MTKQVAFRMKLLPGHEAEYEKRHREIWPELVELLKDSGVVDYSIYLDKETSSLFAVQTISGDSSSQDLGNTEIVQKWWAYMADIMETHPDNSPVSVPLKEVFTL